The following coding sequences lie in one Hippopotamus amphibius kiboko isolate mHipAmp2 chromosome 7, mHipAmp2.hap2, whole genome shotgun sequence genomic window:
- the LOC130857647 gene encoding sterile alpha motif domain-containing protein 1-like, with the protein MKMEMVMDMVGVLVVTPARGLCPEKHKPTGFAPKSHVRGRKTAVLSEAAPRPRARRLRGPRAPSASPAPPPGPAPFSARSRRPLGAPAPPRGARTARVPDHRVGLHRPQGAPATPVHSPPSPPARPPVTYACAGPTRRPRDKSCAAAAPPAALGAAAAGDREEDGAEETGEERRRGPRRRGRRAAGHPAGAAQTQALLPGPPPFPVLGRKPHPRDLGTAPRGAE; encoded by the exons ATGAAGATGGAGATGGTGATGGATATGGTGGGGGTGTTGGTGGTGACGCCGGCACG TGGCCTCTGCCCGGAGAAACATAAGCCGACAGGATTTGCACCCAAGTCGCACGTCCGCGGGCGCAAGACTGCGGTGCTCAGCGAAGCAGCACCGCGTCCCCGAGCGCGGCGGCTCCGCGGGCCCCGAGCCCCCTCCGCCTCCCCCGCGCCCCCTCCGGGCCCCGCGCCCTTCTCGGCACGCTCTCGGCGGCCCCTCGGCGCGCCGGCACCGCCTCGCGGGGCGCGCACAGCCCGAGTCCCGGACCACCGGGTCGGTCTGCATCGCCCGCAGGGAGCACCCGCAACCCCGGTCCACTCCCCGCCGAGCCCCCCGGCCCGGCCACCGGTCACTTACGCCTGCGCTGGGCCCACCCGGCGGCCCCGAGACAAAAGCTGCGCGGCCGCTGCGCCGCCGGCTGCTCTTGGAGCCGCGGCTGCCGGGGACCGGGAGGAGGATGGGGCGGAGGAGACGGGGGAGGAGCGGCGGAGGGGACCGCGGAGGAGGGGCCGCCGCGCTGCCGGCCACCCAGCTGGGGCCGCCCAGACCCAAGCCCTCCTCCCCGGCCCGCCGCCCTTCCCGGTTCTTGGCAGAAAACCTCACCCCAGGGACCTGGGTACCGCCCCTCGAGGGGCGGAGTGA